The Akkermansia muciniphila genome contains a region encoding:
- the mpl gene encoding UDP-N-acetylmuramate:L-alanyl-gamma-D-glutamyl-meso-diaminopimelate ligase, with translation MNNHFHFLGICGTAMGAVAAAMARRGYTVTGSDANVYPPMSTFLEEEGITLFEGYKAANIPKDADVIVIGNAMSRGNEEVEAVLQRRLRYLSLPETMKEYFLRGKRNYVVTGTHGKTTTTSMLAWLMEDSGLNPSFMIGGIARNLGRGGRFTDSDFSVLEGDEYDTAFFDKRSKFLHYLPELVVINNIEFDHADIYNSLEEIKLSFRRLTKIIPRNGLALVNADDPNCLDVVKGAPCPVKTLGFSDSSNIRILDVETSTDGSHFTLEGTRYYVPMIGEFNIRNAAMAITAAQFAGLNVKQLADSMARFEGVARRQEVKGVVNGISVVDDFAHHPTAIRQAILGLRQRYPDSRIWAIFEPRSNTTRRNIFQNELALSLATADFPVVAAVDHPDKVALEERLDLTKLSNDLSALGKDALIGGHAQEIVSAVCKKAQPGDVILVMSNGGFDGIHAKLLEALNA, from the coding sequence ATGAACAATCATTTTCACTTTCTCGGCATCTGCGGAACCGCCATGGGGGCGGTAGCCGCCGCCATGGCGCGCCGCGGCTACACCGTCACCGGGTCGGACGCCAACGTATATCCCCCCATGTCCACCTTCTTGGAGGAAGAGGGCATCACCCTGTTTGAAGGCTACAAGGCGGCCAACATCCCCAAGGATGCGGACGTCATCGTCATCGGCAACGCCATGAGCCGCGGCAATGAGGAGGTGGAAGCCGTGCTCCAGCGCCGCCTGCGCTACCTCTCCCTGCCGGAAACGATGAAGGAATATTTCCTGCGCGGCAAGCGCAACTACGTGGTGACCGGCACCCACGGCAAAACCACCACCACGTCCATGCTGGCGTGGCTCATGGAAGACTCCGGCCTGAACCCCAGCTTCATGATCGGCGGCATTGCCCGCAACCTGGGCCGCGGCGGCCGCTTTACGGATTCCGACTTTTCCGTGCTGGAAGGGGACGAGTACGACACGGCCTTTTTCGACAAACGCTCCAAGTTCCTGCACTACCTGCCGGAACTGGTGGTCATCAACAACATTGAGTTTGACCACGCGGACATTTACAACTCCCTGGAGGAAATCAAGCTGAGCTTCCGCCGCCTGACCAAGATCATCCCCCGCAACGGCCTGGCTCTGGTGAACGCGGACGATCCCAACTGCCTGGACGTGGTGAAGGGGGCGCCCTGCCCCGTCAAGACGCTGGGCTTTTCCGACTCCTCCAATATCCGCATCCTGGACGTGGAAACTTCCACGGACGGAAGCCATTTCACGCTGGAAGGCACCCGGTACTATGTGCCGATGATCGGGGAATTCAACATCCGCAATGCCGCCATGGCGATCACCGCCGCGCAGTTCGCGGGCCTGAACGTCAAGCAGCTCGCGGACTCCATGGCCCGCTTTGAGGGCGTGGCGCGCCGCCAGGAAGTCAAGGGCGTGGTTAACGGCATTTCCGTGGTGGACGACTTCGCGCACCACCCCACAGCCATCAGGCAGGCCATCCTGGGACTGCGCCAGCGTTACCCGGACTCACGCATCTGGGCCATCTTTGAACCGCGCTCCAACACCACGCGCCGCAACATCTTCCAGAATGAACTGGCGCTGTCCCTCGCCACGGCGGATTTCCCCGTGGTGGCCGCCGTGGACCACCCGGACAAGGTGGCCCTGGAAGAGCGCCTGGACCTCACCAAGCTCTCCAATGACCTGTCCGCGCTGGGCAAGGACGCTCTCATTGGAGGCCATGCGCAGGAAATCGTCTCCGCCGTCTGCAAGAAAGCCCAGCCGGGAGACGTTATTCTGGTAATGAGCAACGGCGGTTTTGACGGAATTCACGCCAAACTGCTGGAAGCCCTGAACGCCTGA
- a CDS encoding PEP-CTERM sorting domain-containing protein yields MKLSTFCILCCLSAGISQAATYVWSGAAGNGIYGDSNNWTVNGAPNGYYPQHSTNDNAVIGENAGTVTWSNAQGFFGATNTVQIGSGSTLLCTTTVGDLNVNSFKLDGNSQLVFESTNAFGLGRDFTLDFGTFSAAEHGSWVATDLTNFWTNGKTVTFTGTLDMNSLSGSGTIELASIKTAQQGGNLNLDLSGLNIASNSQVHATVTQVTENGVTKVLVNYETVPEPATATLSLLGLGALLLRRKRQ; encoded by the coding sequence ATGAAGCTATCTACATTCTGCATTTTATGCTGCCTGTCCGCGGGGATTTCCCAGGCCGCCACTTACGTCTGGAGCGGAGCGGCAGGAAACGGGATTTACGGAGATTCCAATAACTGGACCGTGAACGGTGCGCCAAACGGCTATTACCCGCAGCACAGCACCAATGACAACGCCGTCATTGGAGAAAATGCCGGAACCGTTACGTGGTCCAATGCCCAAGGCTTCTTCGGCGCCACCAATACGGTCCAGATCGGTTCCGGAAGCACGTTGCTCTGCACCACCACGGTAGGAGACCTCAACGTCAATTCCTTCAAGCTGGACGGCAATTCCCAGCTGGTATTCGAATCTACCAACGCCTTTGGACTGGGCCGGGACTTTACGCTGGACTTCGGCACCTTCTCAGCGGCGGAACACGGTTCCTGGGTTGCCACGGACCTCACCAACTTCTGGACCAATGGAAAGACCGTCACCTTCACCGGCACGCTGGACATGAACAGCCTTTCCGGAAGTGGAACCATTGAACTGGCTTCCATCAAAACCGCCCAGCAGGGAGGCAATCTCAACCTGGACCTGAGCGGCCTGAACATCGCCAGCAACTCCCAGGTTCATGCGACCGTGACGCAGGTCACGGAAAACGGAGTTACGAAGGTGCTCGTGAACTATGAAACCGTTCCGGAGCCCGCCACGGCCACGCTGAGCCTCCTGGGACTGGGCGCCCTGCTGTTAAGAAGAAAGAGGCAGTAG
- a CDS encoding OmpA family protein, with product MKNASTITAFIISFLVVGSLALVFLFLGNREDEPAATEPAAQTEVPARQTVTPQPTVDPLTKEDISQQTATPSSVVNLNSPQTLAQAIAKVIQDRDVDTLKSLEIQQAVTEAQSRTIRELMDARHVRLSTPGITSIGANNQGANPTARYTLNFSSGARGYLDMKRNDKQQWTLDTLTLPSKQDLAKDKAAPMAMNDPMGVVSSFMDAVAKADFRTARKFVDGARVQDATVAGLCILFEEGAFRLREDAPIKTAYEAPTNAGFFVHLQDAQGRKAGNVGLTVAKKDEQWLVAEASLDSMLEAYTKRQGAGDDIFIPIVKNPQGGDSLALFFGFNEDALSKRSERQLQIVAEAIKMDGGKKLEISGHTDDVGSERYNQGLSERRAAAVKAQLVQFGVPAERIVTKGFGKSQPRRTYSPTADEGARDEARKENRRAEMYLDF from the coding sequence ATGAAAAACGCATCCACCATCACCGCCTTCATCATCAGCTTCCTGGTCGTGGGCAGCCTGGCCCTGGTCTTCCTGTTCCTGGGCAACCGGGAGGACGAGCCAGCCGCCACGGAACCCGCGGCGCAAACGGAAGTTCCGGCGCGCCAGACGGTGACGCCCCAGCCCACCGTGGACCCGCTTACCAAGGAGGACATCAGCCAGCAGACGGCCACGCCGTCCTCCGTGGTCAACCTCAATTCCCCCCAGACGCTGGCCCAGGCCATTGCCAAGGTCATCCAGGACAGGGACGTGGACACCCTGAAATCCCTGGAAATCCAGCAGGCCGTCACGGAAGCCCAGAGCCGCACCATCCGGGAGCTCATGGATGCGCGCCACGTGCGCCTTTCCACTCCCGGCATCACCAGCATCGGCGCCAACAACCAGGGAGCCAACCCTACGGCCAGATACACGCTCAATTTCAGCAGCGGCGCGCGTGGCTACTTGGACATGAAGCGCAATGACAAGCAGCAGTGGACGCTGGACACCCTCACCCTGCCCAGCAAGCAGGACCTGGCCAAGGACAAGGCCGCCCCCATGGCCATGAATGATCCCATGGGCGTCGTCAGCTCCTTCATGGACGCCGTCGCCAAGGCGGACTTCCGCACGGCGCGGAAATTCGTGGACGGAGCCAGGGTGCAGGACGCCACCGTGGCCGGGCTGTGCATCCTGTTTGAGGAAGGGGCCTTCCGACTCCGGGAGGATGCCCCCATCAAGACCGCCTATGAGGCGCCCACCAACGCCGGGTTCTTCGTGCATCTTCAGGACGCCCAGGGCCGGAAAGCCGGCAACGTGGGCCTGACCGTAGCCAAGAAGGATGAACAATGGCTGGTTGCGGAAGCGTCCCTGGACAGCATGCTGGAAGCCTATACCAAACGGCAGGGCGCCGGGGACGACATCTTCATTCCCATCGTAAAGAACCCGCAGGGAGGGGATTCCCTGGCCCTGTTCTTCGGCTTTAATGAAGATGCCCTCTCCAAGCGTTCCGAACGCCAGCTCCAGATCGTGGCGGAAGCCATCAAGATGGACGGCGGCAAGAAGCTGGAAATCAGCGGGCACACGGATGACGTGGGCAGCGAACGCTACAATCAGGGCCTCTCCGAACGCCGGGCGGCGGCGGTCAAGGCCCAGCTCGTCCAATTCGGCGTGCCTGCGGAAAGAATCGTTACAAAGGGATTCGGCAAATCACAGCCGCGCCGCACCTATTCCCCCACGGCGGACGAAGGAGCGCGGGACGAAGCCCGCAAGGAAAACCGCCGCGCGGAAATGTACCTGGACTTTTAA
- the asnS gene encoding asparagine--tRNA ligase produces the protein MSRTLVKHALASEAEMPDVLIQGWVRTRRDSKAFSFLEVNDGSSVASLQVVADEGIPGYERIGEMTTGSAVSIRGALVAGQGRQRWELRASSLELVGTAPDSYPLQKKGHTPEFLRSIAHLRPRTNLFGAVFRMRSRLAFAIHRFFQARDFSWVSTPIITASDCEGAGEMFRVTTLEVGDAASRDAARDFFGKAAYLTVSGQLEGEAFACALSNIYTFGPTFRAENSNTTRHAAEFWMVEPEMAFCDLHGDMDMAEAFIRFLVSDALENSAEEVEFLTRFVDKGLKERLEHVKETPFVRCSYTEAVDILLKSGKAFDYPVSWGINLQSEHERFLTEEHFKCPVIVYNYPKEIKPFYMRLNEDGKTVTAMDVLVPGIGEIVGGSQREERLDILLENMNRMGMNEEAYQWYADLRRYGTVPHAGFGAGFERLLMFITGVTNIRDVLPFARTPRNCEF, from the coding sequence ATCAGCAGAACATTGGTGAAGCATGCCCTGGCCAGTGAGGCGGAAATGCCGGACGTACTGATTCAGGGCTGGGTGCGGACGCGCCGCGATTCCAAGGCCTTTTCCTTTCTGGAGGTAAATGACGGCTCCTCCGTGGCTTCCCTCCAGGTGGTAGCGGATGAAGGCATTCCCGGCTATGAACGGATCGGGGAGATGACTACCGGGTCCGCCGTGAGCATCCGCGGGGCTCTCGTCGCCGGGCAGGGCAGGCAGCGCTGGGAACTGCGCGCCTCTTCCCTGGAGCTGGTGGGGACCGCCCCGGATTCCTACCCCTTGCAGAAAAAGGGGCATACGCCGGAATTCCTGCGTTCCATTGCCCATCTGCGGCCCCGCACCAACCTGTTCGGCGCCGTGTTCCGCATGCGCAGCAGGCTGGCGTTTGCCATTCACCGGTTTTTCCAGGCCAGGGACTTTTCCTGGGTCAGCACGCCCATCATTACTGCCAGCGACTGCGAGGGAGCGGGTGAAATGTTCCGCGTAACGACGCTGGAAGTGGGTGACGCCGCTTCCCGTGACGCCGCCCGTGATTTCTTCGGCAAGGCGGCATACCTCACCGTGAGCGGCCAGCTGGAAGGGGAGGCCTTTGCGTGCGCCCTGAGCAATATTTATACTTTCGGCCCCACCTTCCGGGCGGAGAACTCCAATACCACGCGCCACGCGGCGGAATTCTGGATGGTGGAGCCGGAAATGGCCTTCTGCGACCTGCACGGGGACATGGACATGGCGGAAGCGTTCATCCGCTTCCTGGTCAGCGATGCCCTGGAAAACAGCGCGGAGGAAGTAGAATTCCTGACCAGGTTTGTGGACAAGGGGCTGAAAGAGCGGCTGGAGCATGTGAAGGAAACGCCGTTTGTGCGCTGTTCCTATACGGAGGCCGTGGACATCCTTCTCAAGAGTGGAAAGGCGTTTGATTATCCCGTTTCCTGGGGCATCAACCTCCAGAGCGAGCACGAACGCTTCCTGACGGAAGAGCATTTCAAGTGCCCGGTCATCGTGTACAACTACCCGAAGGAGATCAAGCCTTTCTACATGCGCCTGAATGAGGACGGTAAGACCGTTACCGCCATGGATGTGCTGGTGCCCGGCATCGGGGAAATCGTGGGAGGGAGCCAGCGTGAAGAGAGGCTGGACATCCTGCTGGAAAACATGAACCGCATGGGCATGAATGAGGAGGCGTACCAATGGTATGCCGACCTGCGCCGTTACGGCACCGTGCCGCATGCCGGATTCGGCGCCGGGTTTGAACGCCTGCTGATGTTCATTACCGGAGTGACCAACATCCGGGACGTGCTGCCCTTTGCGCGCACTCCGCGGAACTGTGAGTTCTGA
- a CDS encoding autotransporter domain-containing protein yields the protein MLLAAVIACLGSLSVATAADYTANSADTFVTAWNQAAASNEASTITITVPAGSDNITLTQEQRAQLNAISGSGNVTVQMTDASGKLVNFNYDLVNGQVSFNDITLSEPLGSDNDIVVTNATDTTTIDGRNIAIEGTNDAANPKTVGATVTSTNGQVGIGDNVSMEKAVTVTGQAAHTVDPATPPSGQAYTRTTYDTYNDSNEQAVVLGNNVTMQDTVTATGQIVSDPDAKVTLNGDVTSTAGIGTVTTEQFDAAHNQNSKTVIDSMDDSISGGIVLGETTAGAINIKTQGGNVSLGDNSVLNGTTVSAESVDLNKTVYSNDDGNWNTVVGTEKLDTIEGSITLGDNTTVKGNATLTADDNIAIGDNSVITGNTAADGIITAGGQISIGDGTQVVGNTATNADKAAINLADGQTLYIGSGAVLSDNTSNGALGSVHAGQNTQINVYTDAAAYTFINDGISTAPTTAPIADAAPLAADQTVMTKTGAGTLVYGSGEATDTFGGTYQQLEGNLIIGHATFGTVDAATGKVGPLQSIGAAVMGTDDTIYDIRTGQVTLAQNSTMKGASATFGGDSTLLLSDGSVLDFGTPATFTDNSRVGIQVSDATGNPVPIAQLKKGSESVNVTLNGTDISGRLLNNLFLTTTMAPGTTEGTTTLTQTMRGIDGPMSGYNGNVYTVAEALENNRLNVAAGSPAAEFYETLLRVTDPNEAANMIQSVSGENVMNFAWAASRTLRSFADLGRIQSAASMARQTESTIEVVDAKGAPIARKTIAQGNGNIWVGGMGNWDDQDARGGISGYKYNAGGYAVGIDYKAAQGSLLGIAVGQSFGDIKDKSGFGSDYDVDSFMAMIYGRMHPFRESKFTLDGYGAYGRSKFKGNSYIMGTAANGNENADSFSGGLYATWTEHFALGKAFVTPYTGIEFMTTELKGFSESGPYGRTFDHARAQNWTIPLGVTIARAYQTDGGTTITPALTVAAAQDVSRMNPKSNVTGPLGAWNVRGVNVGRTAFRLNAGIDVLFSNNWGARICYQFETRNKLTSQGINGAISYTF from the coding sequence ATGCTGCTGGCAGCGGTAATCGCCTGCCTCGGTAGCTTATCCGTTGCTACCGCAGCCGACTACACAGCCAACAGTGCCGATACATTCGTTACGGCCTGGAACCAGGCTGCCGCTTCCAACGAAGCTTCAACCATCACTATCACCGTGCCGGCAGGTTCCGACAACATCACGCTGACCCAGGAACAACGGGCCCAGCTGAATGCCATCTCCGGATCGGGCAATGTGACCGTCCAGATGACGGACGCCAGCGGCAAATTAGTCAATTTCAACTATGATCTGGTTAATGGTCAGGTCAGCTTCAACGACATCACGCTGAGCGAACCCCTGGGAAGCGACAATGACATCGTGGTGACGAACGCCACGGACACCACCACCATTGACGGCAGGAACATTGCCATCGAAGGCACGAATGACGCCGCCAATCCCAAGACGGTCGGCGCCACCGTCACTTCCACGAATGGACAGGTAGGCATCGGCGACAACGTTTCCATGGAAAAAGCCGTGACCGTCACCGGCCAGGCAGCCCACACGGTAGACCCCGCCACGCCCCCCTCAGGGCAGGCCTATACCAGGACGACCTACGACACCTACAATGATTCCAACGAACAGGCCGTGGTTCTGGGCAATAACGTCACCATGCAGGACACCGTGACCGCTACCGGCCAGATCGTCAGCGATCCGGATGCCAAAGTTACGCTGAACGGAGACGTGACCTCCACGGCGGGAATCGGCACCGTGACCACGGAACAATTTGACGCGGCCCACAACCAGAACAGCAAAACCGTCATCGACTCCATGGATGACAGCATTTCCGGCGGCATCGTCCTTGGGGAAACCACGGCCGGAGCCATCAACATCAAGACCCAGGGCGGCAATGTTTCCCTGGGGGACAACTCCGTCCTGAACGGCACCACCGTTTCCGCGGAATCCGTGGACCTGAACAAGACCGTCTACAGCAATGACGACGGCAACTGGAACACTGTCGTGGGCACGGAAAAGCTGGACACCATCGAAGGCAGCATCACGCTGGGCGACAATACCACTGTCAAGGGAAACGCCACGCTGACGGCGGATGACAATATTGCCATCGGCGACAACAGCGTCATCACCGGCAATACCGCCGCTGACGGCATCATCACCGCGGGAGGGCAGATCTCCATCGGAGACGGCACTCAGGTCGTGGGCAACACCGCCACCAACGCTGACAAGGCCGCCATCAACCTGGCGGACGGACAGACCCTGTACATCGGTTCCGGCGCAGTCCTTTCCGACAATACGTCCAACGGCGCCCTTGGTTCCGTACATGCGGGCCAGAACACCCAGATCAACGTTTATACGGACGCCGCCGCCTATACCTTCATCAATGACGGCATCTCCACCGCGCCTACCACCGCCCCCATAGCTGACGCCGCCCCGCTGGCCGCTGACCAGACCGTCATGACGAAGACCGGCGCAGGTACCCTCGTTTATGGCAGTGGCGAAGCCACCGACACGTTCGGAGGCACCTACCAGCAGCTTGAAGGCAACCTGATTATCGGCCATGCCACCTTCGGCACGGTGGACGCCGCTACCGGAAAGGTCGGTCCCCTCCAGTCCATCGGCGCTGCCGTGATGGGAACGGACGATACCATTTATGACATCCGGACGGGTCAGGTGACTCTGGCGCAGAACTCCACCATGAAGGGGGCTTCCGCCACCTTCGGCGGTGATTCCACCCTGCTGCTGAGCGACGGCTCCGTGCTTGACTTCGGTACTCCCGCCACATTCACGGATAATTCCCGCGTGGGCATCCAGGTGTCCGACGCCACGGGCAATCCCGTACCGATCGCCCAGCTGAAGAAGGGCTCCGAAAGCGTGAACGTCACGCTGAACGGCACGGACATTTCCGGACGCCTGCTGAACAACCTCTTCCTGACCACCACCATGGCTCCGGGAACGACGGAAGGCACCACCACCCTCACCCAGACCATGAGGGGCATTGACGGACCCATGTCCGGCTACAACGGCAACGTTTACACCGTAGCCGAAGCCCTGGAAAACAACCGCCTGAACGTGGCCGCCGGTTCTCCCGCAGCAGAGTTTTATGAAACCCTGCTGCGCGTGACGGACCCCAATGAAGCCGCCAACATGATTCAGTCCGTCAGCGGTGAAAACGTGATGAACTTCGCATGGGCCGCCAGCCGGACCCTGAGGAGCTTCGCCGACCTGGGCCGCATCCAGTCCGCCGCGTCCATGGCGCGCCAGACGGAATCCACCATTGAAGTGGTGGACGCCAAGGGCGCCCCGATCGCCCGCAAGACGATTGCCCAGGGCAACGGCAACATCTGGGTAGGCGGCATGGGCAACTGGGATGACCAGGATGCCCGCGGAGGAATCTCCGGCTACAAGTACAATGCAGGCGGCTATGCCGTGGGTATTGACTACAAGGCCGCCCAGGGTTCCCTGCTCGGCATTGCCGTCGGCCAGAGCTTCGGCGACATCAAGGACAAGAGCGGATTCGGCTCCGACTATGATGTGGACTCCTTCATGGCCATGATTTACGGACGCATGCATCCCTTCAGGGAAAGCAAGTTCACGCTGGACGGCTACGGCGCCTACGGACGTTCCAAGTTCAAGGGCAATTCCTACATCATGGGAACCGCCGCCAACGGCAACGAGAATGCGGACTCCTTCAGCGGCGGCCTGTACGCCACCTGGACGGAACACTTCGCCCTCGGCAAAGCCTTCGTGACTCCTTACACGGGTATCGAATTCATGACCACCGAGCTCAAGGGCTTCTCGGAAAGCGGACCTTACGGCCGCACGTTTGACCACGCCCGCGCCCAGAACTGGACCATTCCGTTGGGCGTGACCATCGCCCGCGCCTACCAGACGGACGGCGGCACCACCATCACCCCGGCCCTGACGGTGGCCGCGGCGCAGGATGTGAGCCGCATGAATCCCAAGTCCAACGTCACCGGACCCCTGGGAGCCTGGAACGTGCGCGGCGTGAACGTGGGCCGTACGGCCTTCCGCCTGAATGCAGGTATTGACGTGCTCTTCTCCAATAACTGGGGCGCACGCATCTGCTACCAGTTCGAGACCCGCAACAAGCTGACCTCCCAGGGCATCAACGGAGCTATCAGCTATACGTTCTAA
- a CDS encoding ATP-dependent helicase, whose translation MARRYVIKQDAAPAAPISGIDYRTALNEEQYAAVSSEPGAALVIAGAGSGKTRTLTYRVAWLLDHGTDPWNILLLTFTNKAAREMTERVRSLIPLDLSRLWSGTFHSIANRILRQHAEYLGYTPAFTIMDSDDRKSMIKSVVKSLKLDEKSTRFPKAEVLSSLFSLADNEGANIQETLENAYPYLSNHLDAILDVHEQYVARKQETNSMDFDDLLLNVVRLFQEQEHLRALYGSRFQHILVDEYQDTNYLQSRFIDMLSREHGQLMVVGDDAQSIYSWRGADMENILSFTTRYPAAKTFKIETNYRSVPEILELSNAAIAANEVQIEKQLRSVRPTGEMPPALVPLNDDRMQAKFIAQRIRDLIEEGTDPNEIAVLYRAHFHSMELQMELTRGEIPFRITSGIRFFEQAHIKDVVAFMRFVVNPRDELSFRRMVMLLPGIGPGMAQKLWTRWAACPESRLETPPESFSALMLDFPVPAKSKTGWTQLCYTLDELAPAGKIAGPASMLLSINEAVYDEYMQSAFENYDQRRQDLLHLAGFSERFDSAEDFLSQLSLLGNTDDESAAADLSGGAVTLSTIHQAKGLEWSVVFLIGLCDGMFPHQRVIDDGDLAGLEEERRLFYVGITRAKDQLYLTYPRWNCRAQGGTFMQMPSRFLDEFPASLVEEWQVE comes from the coding sequence ATGGCCCGCCGTTACGTCATCAAGCAGGATGCCGCGCCAGCCGCGCCCATCTCAGGGATTGACTACCGCACGGCCCTCAATGAAGAACAGTACGCCGCCGTTTCTTCGGAACCGGGGGCGGCGCTCGTCATTGCGGGGGCGGGTTCCGGAAAAACGCGTACGCTGACCTACCGCGTGGCTTGGCTTCTGGACCATGGCACGGACCCGTGGAACATCCTGCTGCTGACCTTCACCAACAAGGCGGCGCGGGAAATGACGGAGCGGGTGCGCTCCCTGATTCCGCTGGACCTGTCCCGCCTGTGGAGCGGCACCTTCCATTCCATAGCCAACCGCATCCTGCGCCAGCATGCGGAATACCTGGGCTATACCCCGGCTTTCACCATCATGGATTCCGACGACCGCAAATCCATGATCAAAAGCGTGGTCAAATCCCTCAAGCTGGATGAAAAATCCACCCGCTTCCCCAAGGCGGAGGTTCTTTCCTCCCTGTTCAGCCTGGCGGACAACGAAGGCGCCAATATCCAGGAAACGCTGGAAAACGCCTATCCATACCTTTCCAACCACCTGGACGCCATCCTGGACGTGCACGAACAGTACGTGGCGCGCAAGCAGGAGACCAATAGCATGGACTTTGACGACCTGCTGCTCAACGTCGTGAGGCTCTTCCAGGAGCAGGAACACCTGCGCGCCCTGTACGGCTCCCGCTTCCAGCACATCCTGGTGGACGAATACCAGGACACCAATTACCTCCAGAGCCGCTTCATCGACATGCTGTCCCGGGAGCACGGCCAGCTCATGGTCGTGGGGGACGACGCCCAGAGCATTTACTCCTGGCGCGGGGCGGACATGGAGAACATCCTCAGCTTCACCACCCGCTACCCGGCCGCAAAAACCTTCAAGATAGAAACCAACTACCGCAGCGTGCCGGAGATTCTGGAGCTTTCCAACGCCGCCATCGCCGCCAACGAGGTGCAGATTGAAAAGCAGCTCCGCTCCGTGCGCCCTACCGGAGAAATGCCGCCCGCCCTCGTCCCGCTCAATGACGACAGGATGCAGGCCAAATTCATTGCCCAGCGCATCCGGGACCTCATTGAAGAAGGAACAGACCCCAATGAAATAGCCGTGCTCTACCGCGCCCACTTCCACAGCATGGAGCTGCAGATGGAACTGACCCGCGGGGAAATCCCCTTCCGCATCACCAGCGGCATCAGGTTTTTTGAACAGGCCCATATCAAGGACGTGGTGGCGTTCATGCGCTTTGTGGTCAATCCCAGGGATGAACTCTCCTTCCGCCGCATGGTGATGCTGCTGCCCGGCATAGGCCCCGGCATGGCCCAGAAGCTCTGGACACGCTGGGCCGCGTGCCCGGAAAGCCGTTTGGAAACGCCGCCGGAATCCTTCTCCGCCCTGATGCTGGACTTTCCGGTTCCGGCCAAGTCCAAAACAGGCTGGACGCAGCTCTGCTACACGCTGGACGAACTGGCCCCTGCCGGTAAAATCGCCGGACCGGCGTCCATGCTCCTTTCCATCAATGAAGCCGTGTATGACGAGTACATGCAGTCCGCTTTTGAGAACTATGACCAGCGCAGGCAGGACCTGCTGCACTTGGCTGGATTTTCCGAGCGCTTTGATTCCGCGGAGGACTTCCTCTCCCAGCTTTCCCTGCTGGGCAATACGGATGATGAAAGCGCAGCCGCGGACCTCTCCGGAGGAGCCGTCACCCTGTCCACCATCCACCAGGCCAAGGGGCTGGAATGGTCCGTGGTCTTCCTGATCGGCCTGTGCGACGGCATGTTCCCGCACCAGCGCGTGATTGATGACGGAGACCTGGCGGGGCTGGAGGAGGAACGCCGCCTCTTCTACGTGGGCATCACCCGCGCCAAGGACCAGCTTTACCTGACCTATCCCCGCTGGAACTGCCGCGCGCAGGGAGGCACCTTCATGCAGATGCCCTCCCGCTTTCTGGATGAATTCCCCGCCAGCCTGGTGGAAGAGTGGCAGGTGGAGTGA